DNA sequence from the Prolixibacter sp. SD074 genome:
CCGCGAAATTTACGATAAACTGCACGAACCAAAACTGTTTTAAGCCGGTTCAGCCCTAAAGCGGGAAGTCAAAACCTTATCTGTTCATTTCGTCCCTGGGCCATTGAAGTCTTCACCATTTATTCCTATTTTACTCATAAAGGAAAGAGAATGCGCCCGGACGAATTTCGTGGCACTATTTTCTCTCTCCTGGACAAATTATTAACAGGCAACCCAATGAATGTTCTTTTAGTTAACCCGCAATGTGCCGATACGTTCTGGAGTTTTAAATATGCACTTCGGTTTATCGCCCGGAAGGTCGCCAATCCGCCTTTGGGATTGTTGACTGTTTCGGCGTTATTGCCGGCGGCATGGGAGAAAAAACTGGTCGATATGAATTTATCTCCCTTGCGGGAAGAGGATGTTCGGCGCGCCGATTTGGTATTCATCAGTGCCATGGATATTCAGCGACATTCGGTATTAAATATCATTCGGATGTGCCGTAACCTGAATAAAAAAATGGTGGCAGGCGGGCCACTCTTTACCAGTGAGCCGGAAGAATGGCCCATGATTGATTACCTGGTGTTGAATGAAGCAGAAATAACCCTTTCCAAATTTTTGGAGGACTTGGAGAAAGGAACTCCTAAACACCTGTATCAAACCAACGAGTTCCCTTCACTCAATACTTCACCGGTACCGGATTATTATCTTTTGAACCTGAACCGATACGCCACACCGAGCCTGCAGTATTCGCGCGGATGCCCGTTCGATTGTGAGTTTTGTGATATCACCGCACTGTTTGGGCGTAAGGTTCGTACCAAAACAGCTGAACAGGTAGTTGCTGAACTGGAAAACCTGTTCCGGTTAAATCACCGGGGAAACATCTTTTTTGTGGATGATAATTTCATTGGGAACAAAGCACGGCTGAAAAAAGAGCTTCTTCCGAAATTGATTGCCTGGATGGAAAAACGAAATTATCCTTTCCGGTTCAATACCGAAGCGAGCATTAATCTGGCTGATGATGAAGAGCTGATGCGCCTGATGGGGAAGGCCGGATTTGAAAGTGTGTTCGTGGGAATTGAAACACCCGAACAGGCCAGCCTGGCAGGATGCAACAAAATGCAGAATACCGGACGGAACCTGGTGGAAGATGTCCGGAAAATGCAACGATTTGGGCTGCAGGTTTCGGGTGGGTTTATAGTCGGTTTTGACCATGATTCCCCATCTGTTTTTCAACGTCAGATTGATTTTATTCAGCAGAGCGGTATCGTGACTGCCATGGTTGGCTTGTTGAATGCGCCAAAGAAAACCAAACTGTACCAGCGGCTTAAAGATGAGAAGCGCCTGTTGGATGTGAGTTCGGGAAACAATACAGACTTTAGTATGAATTTTATCCCCCGGATGAACATCGATTTTCTGATGGAAGGATACCGTCAGGTGCTGAAGGAAATTTATAGTTACAAACCCTATTATCAACGAGTCCGGCAATTCTTGAAGATTTATAAGCCAGGGCTGCATTTCCACCGGAAAATGACCTTCGGCAACATAAAGGCGTTAATACGTTCCATGTTAGTTTTGGGAGTATTGAAACAAGGTCAGTTCTATTACTGGAGGTTGTTTGCCTGGACCATTTTTCATTGCCCTGAAAACTTCCCCGAAGCGATTACACTAGCCATCTATGGCTATCATTTTCGTAAGATTTATTCCATCGCTTAATTCCATCAATTCTAGCTCAATTCCGGGAAATTGCTACCGGAACGTTAAATCCATCTTAAAAATCAGATAGCCTTCGGGAATTTTCGCACAGACTTTGTTGATATACGAAAAGACATAATAATCTCAAAAAATATGAGTGCAAATATTCCGGGCTACGACGGTAAGCGGCTGGTTATTCTGGGAGGTGGTTTTGCAGGGCTTACCCTCGCCCGAAAACTGGCGAAAAGTGAGTTTCAGATTGTTTTGGTTAACAAGCATAATTATCACCAGTTTCAACCTTTGTTATATCAAGTGGCAACAGCAGGCCTTGAGCCTAGTGCCATCGCTTTTCCGTTAAGGAAAGTTTTTCAGGACAACCAGAATGTTCATTTTCGCAAAGCGGAAATACAAAGTGTGGATTTCGACAGTAAGGTAGTACATACCAGTGTAGGAACGATTCATTATGACTACCTGGTGAATGCCATGGGAGCCGGAACCAACTTCTTTGGCAATAAAGAGATTCAGAAGCGTTCGTGGGGGTTAAAGAGTATACCCGAATCGTTGGCCTTGCGCAACCACATCCTGATGAATCTTGAACGGGCTTCCAGTATCGATGATGAGAAGAAACGGCAGGAATTACTGACCATCGTGATTGTGGGGGGCGGCCCGACGGGGGTGGAAGTGGCTGGTGCGTTAGCCGAAATGCGCAAATGGATTATTCCACGCGATTACCACGAGATTGACCACAAGAAGGTGAAAATAGCCGTGGTAGAAGCTTCCGGTAAGCTATTGGGACATATGTCGGAGAAATCGCACAAAGCAGCCGAGGATTTTCTTAAATCGCTGGAGGTTGAGGTGTATAACGGCATTGCGGTGGATTCGTATAATGGAGACGAGGTAACGCTTTCGAATGGCGAAAAACTGCCCTGCAATACATTGGTGTGGGCGGCAGGTGTGAAAGGAATGCCGGTAAAAGGGATTCCCGCAGAACTGATTGATAAACGTGATCGCATAGCCGTTGATGAGTTCAATTGCATAAAAGGGCAGGAGCATGAGTTTGCCATCGGTGATATAGCGACAATGCAAACAGAAAAGTATCCGCATGGTCATCCGCAGGTGGCGCAGGTGGCGATTCAGCAGTCAAGTTTGTTAGCGAAAAATCTCCTGCGCCTTGAAAAAAATGTGCCGTTGAAACCATTCCGATATAGTGATAAAGGAACCATGGCTACTGTTGGGCGCAACAAGGCGGTAGTTGATTTGCCTTTTTACAGTTTTCGCGGATTCTGGGCCTGGCTGGTCTGGATGTTTGTCCACCTGATGGCTATCGTAGGCGTAAAAAACCGGTTGCTTATTTTCATCAACTGGGTTTGGAACTATGTATTCTACGACCAGTCGTTGCGGCTGATTATCTCGCCGGCCAAACACCCGAAGCACAAAGAAGTGCCGCCAGCCAATCAAATGGAAACGTCATCGAATTGATATATTTCCGGGAAACCGGGAATTTTTTTGCCTTGTTATTTATGACGTGCCGCCCAGATGGAAAGCAATCCGGACTCCTTCGGTAACCATGTTGGCCCCGATGATGCCCAGAATCAGTCCCATAATCTTACTCATCACCACGATGATTTTGTGACCTACCAGCCGAAGGATGTAGTCGCTGTAGACGAAAGCGAGGTAGGTGAGGAGAATCATCACGCCAAAAATAACCGACGTGATAACCACGTGCCAGCCATTGCTCTCTGTTACGTAGTTCATAGCAGTGACGATCGTTCCCGGTCCGGCCAGAATGGGAATAGCCAGCGGTGAAATAGCCATCCCTTCATCAATGGCAATCTTGTCGGAATGGTGGATGGTGGATTTTTTGGACTGCAACATTTCGAAGCCTACAAAAAATACCAGGATTCCACCGGCAATTTTGAAACCGGGAATCGTAAGTCCGAAAACCATAAAGATATATTTTCCGACGACGATAAAGCAGAGCACGATAATGAATGCAGTGAATGTAGCCGATTTCGCGATCCGTTTGCGGGTGGGAAAATCCGCTTCATCAGTCAGGCTTAAAAAAATCGGAATGTTCGTAATGGGATTCATGATGGCGAAAAATCCCATGAATACAGTGAGCGAAAAACTGAGGAGATGATTCATATTACTATTTTTGACCGATAATTATAGTTATTGAACAATTTACGGAACTTCTGGTTGGACTAACCAGCCGTTTTTATGGTTAAATGTAAAACAAGTGTGCCGAAATAATTGCTGAACGAATGAATAAACTACTGTTAGTCTTTTTGATAATGGTTGTGGGGAGCCTGGTTGCCTGGCAGGGAGCCATCAATGCCCAATTGGGAAAAATGTTGTCCCATCCGTTGCAGGCCGCTTTTATCTCCTTCCTGGGAGGAACTTTGGCGCTTGCTGCTGCATTGTTTATCATGCAAATTGGTTTTCCATCTCTTCATGCAGTGAAAGGCATCCCGCCATATTTGATGATTGGCGGCTTGCTCGGAGCCATATTCGTCACCAGTGTCATTTTGTTTATACCCAAAATCGGTGTGGCTAATGTATTGATTGCAGCGGTGGCGGGCCAACTCATTTTGTCGCTCATTATTGATAATTATGGTTTGCTGGGCGTCCCGAAACAACCAATTGCAGTCAGCCGCGTTGCCGGAACACTGTTGGTGATTGCCGGCCTGTATTTGGTGAATAAGAAGTAGGCAGTATATTTTATTCAGCCGGAATTACTCTTCTTTCGATGTTCAGTGGAAGCCGCGAAAGGACTTCGTAGTTAAGGGCATTGCTGATATCGCTAAAGGCCGATACGTTGATTTCGGTGTCGCCCTGTCGCCCGATGATAACTACCTGGTCGCCGATTTTGACTTCAGGAATTGCCGAGATGTCGACAACAACCATGTTCATGTTTACCACACCAATCACATTGCAGCTACGGCCACGAATGAGCACCCGTCCTTTGTTGCTCAGTGATCGGCTGTAGCCAGTGGCATATCCTACCGGGACAAGTGCCGTGAGGGTTTCCTGCTGTGCCAGAAAATGGTTTCCGTAGCCAACAAATTCGCCTGTTTTAATAATTTTAACGGACATCACTTTGCTTTCCCAACCTAAAATCCGGTGTAACGGATCGGTACGGTTTTTCTTGTGGTTAATAAAGTGGATAAAAGTTTCTGCACTCGGCCAAAAGCCATATTGCATAATACCAATGCGTACCAAATCGAACCGTGCTGCCGGATAGACAAAGGCAGCAGCTGAGTTGGCCACGTGCCTGTAACGAGGCCTGATATCGCTTTTTTCCAGGATAGCGCTCATTTGCCGGTAACGCTTTATTTGCTTTTGGATACGAACATAGTTCGAAACACTTTCCGCGCCAGCGAGATGTGTACAGAAACCCTCTACCTCAAAATTCTCTGGTTGCATTTTGATGACATTGATGGCTTCAATCAGCTCATTCATGTTAAGGCCGGTCCGGTTCATACCAGTCTCCACTTCAATGTGGATTTTGGCGGGTTTGCCCAAATTGCGCGCTTCTTCAAGTGCTACTTCCAACCGTTCCAGGTTGAAGACAAAAAACTCAAAATTTTTTTCGATGGCTTCGCGTAAGTGTTCGTTGGAGATGTACCCCATAATAACCACCGTACTTTTTTTTGTCAGGCTGCGGCAAACCCGTTGTGCTTCGTCGAAATTGAAAACAGAAAAATGATTAATTCCGGCTTTTTCAAGCATGGGAACCATCTGCTCAATGCCATGGCCATACGCATTGGCTTTGACAACCGAGGATATTTTGACATTTTTTCCGAGCTTTTTTTTCAAAAACCGGATATTGTTGATGAGGGCGCTTTCTTTTAGCGTAATGACGGAGGTTTCCTGCATGAGAAATGATTGATTTTAGGTTAGCAACATTTTGTAGAGTACTTGAAAAATATTCATCCCGGCACCTAATATATCATCCGGGAAATTGAATTCGGGATTGTGCAACTGAGGTTGCCCGGGGCCGGAGCCTAGCCCGAAGAAGCCACCTTTGTACTTCTGCGTATAATAGGAGAAGTCTTCTGACCATTTAAAAGGTTGTTCCCTGTACCCGAAAGTCAGTCCCGTTTTCCGTGCTGCATCCTCCAGCATGTCGACACATTGGTCATCATTGACCAGTGCCGGGAAATCTTCGATATAGGAGATGACATGTTTCAGTCGTTTGCTATCGGCGGCTTTTTCAACTACCTGCTCGGCAAGCCGCGTCATTTTCTGCATGTCGTTGTTCTCGTAGGCACGAAGGGTAACCATCACTTCAGCGTCGCCCGGTGTGGTGCCAAAAGTAACCTCGCCCATGCGGATGTGCACAATGGTAAGGAGGGCAAGGTTGCTGAATGCTGATTTATTTTCGGCAATTTCCGATAGTCCGTGAATGATTTGTTCGATGGCTCTCACCGGGCTGATTCCATTTTCCGGCTCGGCCGCATGGGATGTTTTTCCCGTTAACCGGATGATCATTCCTTTGGATGCTGCCGAAAAAGTGCCTTTGCGTAAAACAATTTCTCCCTTCGGGATACCCGGAATGTTGTGCAATCCGAAAATATAATCGGGCGCTATATCGGCGAACGCCGCTGATTCAACTACATCGCGGGCGCCCTGCTCCACTTCTTCAGCTGGTTGAAAGAGCAATATGGCCCTGCCTTTCTCCGGACGATTTTCAGCAATGAAAGGTGCGAGGCCAGCCACCATCGACATATGTCCGTCGTGCCCGCAAGCGTGAGATACTCCGTCATTTTGCGAGGCGTAAGGTACATCGGTGTGTTCCGGAATGGGCAATGCATCGAGCTCAGCGCGAAACATCACGGTAGGGCCGGGATGCTTCCCTTCGAAAACGAAGGCTTTTCCGGTGTGGCTTATATCGATGGTTTTATCGGGGTGGTAGCGCTGCACGAATTCGCGGATCCGGGCTGAGGTCTGCTTTTCCCGGTTCGATAATTCGGGGTGTTGGTGCAAAGTATGTCTTAGTTCGATGATGTCCTGAATGGTTGACATAAACCTTCATTTTTAAAATGAAAACGAACAATTTTGAAAGGTGAAGCGGAATGAAACAGCAACTCGCAATTTTTCATGGCTTCCAGGAAGGTCCCTTCCTTCATCAGGTCAGCCTCGAATAATTCCAATTTTCCTTTGGATTCATTGGCTATATCCAGCAGGTGCTGATATTTGGCGGTATTCGATTTATTGCGAACGGTTGTTCTTACGTTGTAGCCTTCGTCGAGCAACTGCTTCAATATCCATGAAGCTACATAGCCCGAACCACCTGTTACGAGAATCGGTTTGGAGGAATCAATTTGCACACTTGTCTTCATACCGTATTATTTTTACATTCGTTTTTTTGAGGCAGTTTGTTTAATAGTCTGAATCGTTTCCTTTTAACAAAGGATACGTGATCGATGTTCTGATGAATTCCGGTAGTGTTAATTATCCGATGGTTTTTGATGTTTTCGTTCCTGTTCCCCAAACCGCCCGTAAATGTGCCCGATAATTTCGTTAGCGCTGGTTTCGATGGGTTTGTTGGTCACATTGATGACGGTAAAACCACCACGTTCGAAAATCATTTTGGCGTATTGCAATTCATCATTAACGATACGTTTGTCGGTATAGCTTGGATTGCTACCATACCCCAGTTGCGAAAGTCGTTTATGTCGCTGTGCGACTAGATAGCTGATGTTAATGGAAAGACCGAAAACCCGACGTGGGTCAACATTGAACAGTTCTTCGGGAGGTGCTATGCCCTTTACCAGCGGGACATTGGCTACTTTCCAGCCAAACATCGATATATACACCGAGAGGGGGGTTTTACCGCTCCGTGAGACACCGGTCAGTATAATTTCCGCGTCTTTTAGCCGCCTGGGATTTAAGCCGTCATCCTGGTTCAAAGCATATTCAATGGCCTCAATACGGTCGTAATATTGCGCATTGATACGCCTGTAAAGACCGGGTACATTCACACTTATCAAACCAATTTTGTTCTCCAGGTAATTGGCCAGAGGCCCCATGAAATCGATTTCCTCTACACCTTCTTCCCGGCAGGACTTTAGCAGTTCATGCCGCAGATCGGAGTTGACCATGGTGTGCGTAATTAAAGCGTTGGTCTTTTTGGCCCGCAAAACCACCTCTTTGATTTTTTCATTGCTTTGGACATTTGGAATAATGATAACCGGGATTTTGTTATCAGGATACTGAATAAGGAGGGACTGGACCATGGTGTGGCCGGCAACTCCCCGGCCTCCGGAAACTACAAAAAGTTTATCGGCCGGTTTTTTCTCAACGTTTTCCATAGCTTTTGTGCTGATAAATAAATTGATTCATTCCGGTAATTCCTGTTTTTCGGGAAAATACCGGATGAGTATTCTTATATATTACGAATAATTCCATGAATTACAGGTGAAGGACGTCCCGGTAAATCACGGAATTAAACTCTGCGTTGAAAAAAGAAACGAAAACCGCGTGCGCGGAACAAGCTATTGTTTCATCTCAGCGTTATTTTTATTTGAACCTTTCAGATAGGCATCAAGGAAAGTCAGGATTTTTCCGTAACCGCTAATTTCATTTTCTTTTTTTCTGAAACCATGGCCCTCATCGGGGAAGACGACATATTCGACCGGAACATTGTTCTGTTTCATCGCGTTGACAATTTCATCCGATTCGACCTGCAGCACACGTGGGTCGTTTTTACCCTGCAGCACCATCACCGGATTTTTGATCTGGTCGGCATGGAACAGTGGCGAAATATTGTAGAGACGAACCGAATCAGCAGTGAAAGGATCACCCATCTCGGCATAAAGCGCTTTCCGGAAAGATTCCCAGTAAGACGGAATGGACTTCAGGGTACGCAACCAGTTGGTAACGCCAAACAAATCGACACCCACTTTGAACTCATCCGGATGGAAGGTCATGGCAGCCATGGTCATGTAACCGCCATAAGAACCGCCGATGATTCCAATTTTTTCCGGATCGATGTAATCGAGTGTTTGCAGGTACTTTTTGCCGTAGATGCAGTCCATTAAATCTTTATCTCCGTGATTCTGATCATCCATCTTGTAGAAGGTTTTTCCATAGCCACTGCTGCCCCGGTTATTCACCGCAAGGATCGCGTAATCGTGGTTCACCAGGTATTGAATCAGTGCGAAGTAACCGGTTCGGGACTGACCTCCCGGGCCTCCGTGTACCCAAATCAACGCAGGCACTTTGTTGTCGGCAGATGCATTGACGGGCTTATAGAAGATAGCCGGTATTTTCAAGCTATCGAAAGAGTTGAACCGTACCACTTCAGCTGAAACCAAATCATCCGGGTTGATGTCCGGGTTCAGCGAGTTGGTCAGTTTTTTCAGATCCTTCGTTTCGAAATTATAGACATAAATGTTGGTGGGAGCCTTGGACGTTCCAACCGAAAGACGCATCATGTCTTCGTTATCCGAAATGGATACACCAAGAATATTTCCATCAGGAATATCCGGAAAGGTGACTTCCTGTCCTGTAGCATTATCCATTACAATAATTTTGGTTCGGGCATCCTCATTCACACCAATTACGCGGTATTTTTCGTTCTCCGAATTGTAGCTGAATGCAACGTCCCAGTCGGTTTGATAAAGCGGCTCGCGGCTTCCGTCAGCAATATTGTATTTTACGAGGTCCATGAACTCCGAATCGGCATCGGTACGGTAGAAGAAGGAACTGCCATCTTTGCTAAAGCCCGATGCAGCATAAATACCCGGGAAATCGGGCTGGGAAATCTCCGTGCGTTGTCCGTTTTTCATACCTGTGAGGAAGAGTTTGGTTTCACTGGTCGTAATATTTTGTGTCAGTGCCAGGTATTTCTCATCCCAGGAGATACCGTCAATCTCGAGTCCATCGTTGTTTTGATAAATCATTTCCGGCTTCCAGTCGCCGATTTTCATTTTATATAAATCGAAGAAACGCGGATCGCGCTTATTCGACAGGTAATACATGGCTGTTTTATCTTTATTCCAGCCGGCGAAATTGGCTTTCTCCTTTTCGGCCGGCGTCAAATCCACAACGGTGCTGTCAGGCGAAAGCAGATAGAGATGACTGATTTCATTCCCACCTTTATCGGCTGAATAGATGATTTGGTCGGTTCCCGGAACATAGTCAACCGGGAAAATAGACTCGACCCTGGAATCGGTTATTTGCTGTTTCGTTCCATCATCGAGGTTGATTTCGTACAAGTTGTAAATCCCTGATTCATTGCTGCATATCAGTAGTTTGGGTTCATCGGCATTAAACTGTCCTCCAAAAATGGATTTATTCTTGTAAAACTGATCGATGGAATACTGTTTTACCGTGCGTTGAGGTTCTGCCGGTTTCTGTTTGCAGGCAAACATAGCAAACGTTATCAGCAGAATGGAAGTGTGAAAGGCTGTTTTTTTCATGAGTTATATTTTTAAGTTGTAGGGTTGTTGTATGCTTGTATTACCGCAGCTTTGTTGCTTGAAGAAATGACTAGAGGTTCTTCCATCTGAAGTATTTACTGCGATAATCAGGGTTAAATCGGGGGCAATTATCAATCTGAACGAAAAATCATGATTCTTCTGTCCTGTGTTTAGTGTTTTATAAATTTACACTCTTTTCGTGAGAATAAAAATAGGAGGAGGAGGGGGATTTTACCTGGTAATTTGGCTAGATGGTCACCTTATCAGGATAACAATTGTTGTATATTTATTGGCATAGAATAATTATCCGGAGTAAAAAAATGAAGGAAGCAGAAGGTTTTGGAAAAAAAACTGCAGATTCCCAATTGAACCTGCAGCATTTGAGTGATAATATATATGGGCACGTTTAAACATGTGGGAGGAAATTCCCTTTTTCGTCTATGAAAAGGGTTTTTTTCTGTTCTCCCCTGGTTAATCTTACCACATAATGTTTAACGTGATCTTCTCCAACGGTTATCAATTCCTTGTCTTTGGAGATGTTCCAATCTTTGTACTGGCTTTTGGCAATCGCATCTTCAATGTTCATTGGTAATTCTATATCTTTTAGCACCTCGCGCATTCTCACCAGATTCCCATTTTTTCCGTAGACTGCATTGATACGGCCACCGTGGCTGGTTTTAATGTAGACCTCGTATTGATCTGGTTTTTTTTCTTTCTTCGCCAATTTCGGATTGATCACATCCCAGCCGTATTTTTTAAAGACATAAGGGAAAGTATGCCATTGAATGGGTTGGCCATCTGCTACATCTTTTTGTACTGCCTGTGTAACGGCTTGAGGAACCTGATTCCGGTCAATGACCAACTTTTCCATTGGTACCTGTACTTTCATCTTCTGCTGTGCGAAGCCCTGCAGGGTAAAGGCCAGCACAATCATACTTGCTAAAATTAACTTTTTCATGACCCCTGAGATTTTGAGTTTAACATCTTTATCCTTTTAATCACTGATTGTAGTGGGCCTGCCATTCGGCAGGTAGCCAGTGGTATATTTTTTCACGCTAACCGGAAGAGAAAAATATTTCCGGAAGCTGTATATCGTTCAGCATCTTTTTTATTCCAGACATGATTATCTTCTTTTTGGCATATCAAACAATGTATTCTGAATTGGGTTGGCGTAGTATCCTCATTTTTAGGATATTTTAGCTGACAAGGGCGTGGTTTAACACTTGTTCAGGAAAAAGCAGGCATATGCAACATTTTGCAACATTTGAATGGTTGTGTTGGTGTGTAATGTATTTATGGATAGTTGGTAACAGGAGTGATTTCTTACAATGCCAACCTGACGGACAGACGGGGAGAGAATGGGACTGATTCCGTGTTAATTTTGAGAGTGCTGGTGTCGTCGAGCGGTACAGTTTCGAATGAGGAGTATTTAATGTTGTAGTTATTGAATAGGTTGAGAATGGAAAAT
Encoded proteins:
- a CDS encoding pyruvate, water dikinase regulatory protein; its protein translation is MENVEKKPADKLFVVSGGRGVAGHTMVQSLLIQYPDNKIPVIIIPNVQSNEKIKEVVLRAKKTNALITHTMVNSDLRHELLKSCREEGVEEIDFMGPLANYLENKIGLISVNVPGLYRRINAQYYDRIEAIEYALNQDDGLNPRRLKDAEIILTGVSRSGKTPLSVYISMFGWKVANVPLVKGIAPPEELFNVDPRRVFGLSINISYLVAQRHKRLSQLGYGSNPSYTDKRIVNDELQYAKMIFERGGFTVINVTNKPIETSANEIIGHIYGRFGEQERKHQKPSDN
- a CDS encoding DMT family transporter gives rise to the protein MNKLLLVFLIMVVGSLVAWQGAINAQLGKMLSHPLQAAFISFLGGTLALAAALFIMQIGFPSLHAVKGIPPYLMIGGLLGAIFVTSVILFIPKIGVANVLIAAVAGQLILSLIIDNYGLLGVPKQPIAVSRVAGTLLVIAGLYLVNKK
- a CDS encoding amidohydrolase translates to MSTIQDIIELRHTLHQHPELSNREKQTSARIREFVQRYHPDKTIDISHTGKAFVFEGKHPGPTVMFRAELDALPIPEHTDVPYASQNDGVSHACGHDGHMSMVAGLAPFIAENRPEKGRAILLFQPAEEVEQGARDVVESAAFADIAPDYIFGLHNIPGIPKGEIVLRKGTFSAASKGMIIRLTGKTSHAAEPENGISPVRAIEQIIHGLSEIAENKSAFSNLALLTIVHIRMGEVTFGTTPGDAEVMVTLRAYENNDMQKMTRLAEQVVEKAADSKRLKHVISYIEDFPALVNDDQCVDMLEDAARKTGLTFGYREQPFKWSEDFSYYTQKYKGGFFGLGSGPGQPQLHNPEFNFPDDILGAGMNIFQVLYKMLLT
- a CDS encoding NAD-dependent epimerase/dehydratase family protein, with protein sequence MKTSVQIDSSKPILVTGGSGYVASWILKQLLDEGYNVRTTVRNKSNTAKYQHLLDIANESKGKLELFEADLMKEGTFLEAMKNCELLFHSASPFKIVRFHFKNEGLCQPFRTSSN
- the alr gene encoding alanine racemase, giving the protein MQETSVITLKESALINNIRFLKKKLGKNVKISSVVKANAYGHGIEQMVPMLEKAGINHFSVFNFDEAQRVCRSLTKKSTVVIMGYISNEHLREAIEKNFEFFVFNLERLEVALEEARNLGKPAKIHIEVETGMNRTGLNMNELIEAINVIKMQPENFEVEGFCTHLAGAESVSNYVRIQKQIKRYRQMSAILEKSDIRPRYRHVANSAAAFVYPAARFDLVRIGIMQYGFWPSAETFIHFINHKKNRTDPLHRILGWESKVMSVKIIKTGEFVGYGNHFLAQQETLTALVPVGYATGYSRSLSNKGRVLIRGRSCNVIGVVNMNMVVVDISAIPEVKIGDQVVIIGRQGDTEINVSAFSDISNALNYEVLSRLPLNIERRVIPAE
- a CDS encoding MarC family protein, whose product is MNHLLSFSLTVFMGFFAIMNPITNIPIFLSLTDEADFPTRKRIAKSATFTAFIIVLCFIVVGKYIFMVFGLTIPGFKIAGGILVFFVGFEMLQSKKSTIHHSDKIAIDEGMAISPLAIPILAGPGTIVTAMNYVTESNGWHVVITSVIFGVMILLTYLAFVYSDYILRLVGHKIIVVMSKIMGLILGIIGANMVTEGVRIAFHLGGTS
- a CDS encoding B12-binding domain-containing radical SAM protein, translating into MNVLLVNPQCADTFWSFKYALRFIARKVANPPLGLLTVSALLPAAWEKKLVDMNLSPLREEDVRRADLVFISAMDIQRHSVLNIIRMCRNLNKKMVAGGPLFTSEPEEWPMIDYLVLNEAEITLSKFLEDLEKGTPKHLYQTNEFPSLNTSPVPDYYLLNLNRYATPSLQYSRGCPFDCEFCDITALFGRKVRTKTAEQVVAELENLFRLNHRGNIFFVDDNFIGNKARLKKELLPKLIAWMEKRNYPFRFNTEASINLADDEELMRLMGKAGFESVFVGIETPEQASLAGCNKMQNTGRNLVEDVRKMQRFGLQVSGGFIVGFDHDSPSVFQRQIDFIQQSGIVTAMVGLLNAPKKTKLYQRLKDEKRLLDVSSGNNTDFSMNFIPRMNIDFLMEGYRQVLKEIYSYKPYYQRVRQFLKIYKPGLHFHRKMTFGNIKALIRSMLVLGVLKQGQFYYWRLFAWTIFHCPENFPEAITLAIYGYHFRKIYSIA
- a CDS encoding NAD(P)/FAD-dependent oxidoreductase, whose protein sequence is MSANIPGYDGKRLVILGGGFAGLTLARKLAKSEFQIVLVNKHNYHQFQPLLYQVATAGLEPSAIAFPLRKVFQDNQNVHFRKAEIQSVDFDSKVVHTSVGTIHYDYLVNAMGAGTNFFGNKEIQKRSWGLKSIPESLALRNHILMNLERASSIDDEKKRQELLTIVIVGGGPTGVEVAGALAEMRKWIIPRDYHEIDHKKVKIAVVEASGKLLGHMSEKSHKAAEDFLKSLEVEVYNGIAVDSYNGDEVTLSNGEKLPCNTLVWAAGVKGMPVKGIPAELIDKRDRIAVDEFNCIKGQEHEFAIGDIATMQTEKYPHGHPQVAQVAIQQSSLLAKNLLRLEKNVPLKPFRYSDKGTMATVGRNKAVVDLPFYSFRGFWAWLVWMFVHLMAIVGVKNRLLIFINWVWNYVFYDQSLRLIISPAKHPKHKEVPPANQMETSSN
- a CDS encoding alpha/beta fold hydrolase, with the protein product MKKTAFHTSILLITFAMFACKQKPAEPQRTVKQYSIDQFYKNKSIFGGQFNADEPKLLICSNESGIYNLYEINLDDGTKQQITDSRVESIFPVDYVPGTDQIIYSADKGGNEISHLYLLSPDSTVVDLTPAEKEKANFAGWNKDKTAMYYLSNKRDPRFFDLYKMKIGDWKPEMIYQNNDGLEIDGISWDEKYLALTQNITTSETKLFLTGMKNGQRTEISQPDFPGIYAASGFSKDGSSFFYRTDADSEFMDLVKYNIADGSREPLYQTDWDVAFSYNSENEKYRVIGVNEDARTKIIVMDNATGQEVTFPDIPDGNILGVSISDNEDMMRLSVGTSKAPTNIYVYNFETKDLKKLTNSLNPDINPDDLVSAEVVRFNSFDSLKIPAIFYKPVNASADNKVPALIWVHGGPGGQSRTGYFALIQYLVNHDYAILAVNNRGSSGYGKTFYKMDDQNHGDKDLMDCIYGKKYLQTLDYIDPEKIGIIGGSYGGYMTMAAMTFHPDEFKVGVDLFGVTNWLRTLKSIPSYWESFRKALYAEMGDPFTADSVRLYNISPLFHADQIKNPVMVLQGKNDPRVLQVESDEIVNAMKQNNVPVEYVVFPDEGHGFRKKENEISGYGKILTFLDAYLKGSNKNNAEMKQ